The genomic DNA TGGCATGAATTACTACAACTGCACTTGCCTCTTGAATTTTGATTCAGCTAAACATCAAGTCTTTTTTAACTGACTGTCCTTTGTCTCTAGAGCCTGATGCAGTGGCTTCTGACAGTCTTCAGAGGAGCATTTTAAAGTACAGTCTGATACAACCCCATAGTGTTTCCTAAAATACTGCAGTGTGTCACTTCTTCATTAAACTATAGGTGACTTCCAACCTGTTCATATTTAGGCTGTGAGTTTGAGATGGATTTTATAGACACTCTTGTATCCACAGCTTAATATACTTTTGGCATTTGTTGAGACTGCGGAAAGTTAATCATCTTTCCTGAGCAATGTTTGCAGATAGAGATATTACAGATCAATATAAATTTTTTACTGGCCAGTTGCTCTGAGTaggatttttaaagagaatttttctcTTAGATGCTGTCAGGTCCTAGAGGAGTCGGTTTAGTGATCAAACTGGTGTGAGGACGGTAGAGCAGAGCGAGAAGCAAGGCTTTCCCCATCAGGAGCAGTGAGTGGTCAAACAGAGAAAGATTACACCGCAACAGCATTAAAGCTTTAAAAGCTGGGAGCAGCCTGGTGGTAATACCTTGATCCCACTCTGCCCAGCCCTCTGCACTGAGCTTGGCAGGGCTGTATGTGCATAGCTTAACAGATCCCAGTCCTGAagactgctgcttttaaaaacaaaagcaatgccAAATTGAGTTTCTGTCTCCTGTGGATGGAGAAGGGAGCTTCCAGAAGTGAACCCCTGCTCTGATGTCTGCTCAGTGCTGGTTAAAAAGAGATTTCTGCAAAGACTGTAAAATCAGCCTGACCGTTCTCCAGTCTTAAACACTTCAGTGTCAGCAAAAGCCCCTACCTCCCCATAGCCAAATACCACACCACACAGCAGGGCTTTTTCGATGCACCTTGTTTTGCTTGGAGATGTGATTTATCTACAGGAcctaaagtattatttttttccagaagcagctGTATCTCTCTGTGGGGATGTGTGCTCCGGTTTACCTGTAGTGGTGGCCTTTTCTTTCCTAGTGTAGATCTGCCTGTGTCTGCAGACATGTGATCCAGTAATTGTGGTAACCCCTGTTCTGTGGCTATGCTGAAGCTGAATGCAAACAGAGTTCTTGCTGTCAGTTTAATTCCTCTATTGGCTAAAGCAATGACTGATGGGGAGCTTCTGCACGGAGGGGTTTTGGAGAGAAAAGagttggggatggaggggaagatGGGAGAGGTGACGGGAAAGGGGAATTTATCTTTGAACTCTGTTACCAGTGGTTCCTCCCAGGCTCTGTGGTGGCTAAGGCCGTGCTCTGCCCTTGACTTTTGTGTAAATCTTCCTTTTGACCCAAGTCCTGTGGAATTTGGTGTTTTACAACTGGAGCTATACAAACAGTCCCGTCTTTTAATAGCCTTGGCTAAATCAAGGTTTTTATCGGACTCCTGCAGTGGCTGAAGTCTCGGCTTACACAAAGCCTTCAGAAAGGGATTCGGTGGAAGGTGTGCCCCTTGGGTAAACATGCCTCAGCTGCTTTGGTGGAGCTGCCTGTTGGCCCGTCTGCCATGCCTGCAGCTCGCGGGACTGCAGAGCACTGCAGGCAGGGTTGGTGTATGACTTTTGTAGGCAGTTTTATCTCGTATCCTTCTTATTGCCTTCCCCCTTGTTTACTTGCAGTCAACAGTTGGAGCAGAGATGGGATTTATTGTCTGACCAGAGCAATCTACTACTGCTCATTCCTTTAAGTTGGCAGCTGCTTACTGTCTCTGCCGCTGCTATCTGCACCCAGGTTTGACAAGCTGAGCTGTTTAGTGTCCCTCTTTCCATCGAGGAGCAAACTGGCCTTTCCAATTTCTTGTTTCAGTGGCACTGAAACAGCATTGTTGCTGTACAATCTGAATAGGAGACCGCTGGACGCTAGTTTCTTCTTGCCAGTTACATCCTCGCAGAGCATCACAAACCTCCACTGTGTCTGTTTGCCACCTTGTAGCATTGGAAGTGCCACCCTCCAAGGGGTGTTTTGCTGAGATGTGTCCACAAGGACTATTTTAGAAGCTTTCCCTTCTTCTATGAGACGCAGTGTTGACTAAGGGCACTTGCACGGTCTTgttaatggatttatttttttttttccccagtagtgaGGTAGGAACGTGCTGTCTGCAGTGAAGTCAGAATGCACGTGCCTCCAAACAGAGCTTGCAAAACTTGACATGTGGTTGTGGAGGAACAAGTGTGAGTCATTAAacgtttacacacacacacacactggtttgttttgtgtgtatgtgtgataCTTGAGCTTGTTTCGACTTGGATGCCTTGGCAGTGATTAGGCTGAAGCTTAGTATTTGCAAATGCCTGACCGTCATCGGAAAGACAGTGGGATCACGATGGGCAGTAAGAGCTCAATAGATCCCATCTGCAAAACTCACCTTTACTGTGTGTCTGTCCCTGCGATCCCTAGGCTTGCCTTTGCTTGACTAGCTGCCAGCTCTTTTTTGAAGATGCTGAAGGTACTCAGGATGCCTTTGTATTGCAGCTGCAAGTTTTAACCCAGCAGGGCTGGTGAGAAAAGCCTAATTAAAGATTTGGGTGCGTGTCTGCTCTGGACTGCATGGTCCCTGGGTGATGCTGCAGTCAGTACCCAAGTCGGGCTGGTTACAATCTCACACATACGATTCTCGATGTGAGAGTTTACTCACCAGCCCCAGCCATGACAAAACGTGCCGCCAGACACGCGATTGGGAATGTGTGCTTGCCAAATACGTGCTAAGCAAATATATCATGTTGCATTTGAGTATCTGTTATCGCAGCTGTCCCAGGCGTGCTTTCCAGGCCAGCTTCTAGCTGAGACCTCCAGCTTGCGGGCTGATAGCTTAGTCCAGCAGTAGCTAGTGGGCCAACAGCAGGCCAGTGAGGGGCTGTCTCGCTCATTGACTTCTGAAAAAACAAATCTTTGTGACAATTGAAGAACAAGGCTGAGTCTGTGGCTGAGGAGGTGGAGAGAAACTGACTGCTGAAGGCAGTAGAGTCGGTGACAGATGTGGGCTCTTTATTCAGTGGTAGTCCTGATTTGCAAAATTTTGGCATGTGTCCAGGTAAATACAGTATATGTGCAGACAGGAAACTACCGCCATAATCAATGTGTTGAACAAAGGTATTTTGCAGGCATGAACTCTTTCCTAATCCAGCGTGTGGGCATGGCCCACTGAGCAGACCCAAGGTGAGAGGAGGGACTTGCCAGCTGACTTGCAGCAGCACACCTATCCCAAGCATCTTGCTGGTGCAGGGTCTCTCAGCTGAGGCTCACTGTTAAAGCACATGTGCCCCTAAATACTTACTAATACAGAAGTGTCACCTGAGGGGAAAAGTCTGCCTTTTGGAGCATTTAAAAAATGGTCTTCGAAGTGAATCTTTATTATATAAGAAAGAACCTAAAAAACAAATGGAGCTACTGTAATCTTTGTTGTGATGAATGTTGTAGGTTTGACTTTTTAGAAGGGAAaggaataatttgaaaaaaaatcagaaaaactttttttttaagttaaagtcTCTTCAGTCTGCTGAGTTATTTCAGAATGAAGGttgggaggtggggtgggaagaaATAGACGTGggagtcaggaaaaaaagtgatTCAGTTGCCAGTAATTGAATCTGAGTAAATCATTGATGTTCAGTTCCACAACAGATCCACCTAAGGTAGCATTGCACGGGCCAGGCAAGATGTCCTTTGCTGTAACTTGGGAGACATGGCCTCTGGTCAATCATACAAGGACTGGCTCTTACAAGTACAGTGTTGACGTGCTGCAGAGCAGTGGTGCCCCAGGGCCCTCCTTGGGGACCTCGGAGGGAAGGAGACCTTGGGGAAGTGGTTTTGCAGCCTGGCTGGTGCACTCAGCTACCTGTTGGGCAGTGCTGCGTTTTATTGGTGTGTAATGGTTGGTCCAGTCTCTGCTTTGGATCACAAACTGCTGGGTTCctccatttttaatttccttttttctctccaggCGTCTCGGTGCTGAGCTGGGGAAATCTGTGGTGTACCAGGAAACCAATGGAGGTAAGAAATCTTTACTATTTTCAACTGTTTTAAAGTAATCTTAAAAATACCGGCTAACTCCATCAACCAGACCTGTCTAATAAGTGCAGTGATTCAGCTGTGATGTTACTGCTCCTCCTGGCAGTGCTTAACCCCCATGTCTGACCTTGGACGAAGCAATTAaatgtgttctttgttttcccctgttATCTCATTTGTCTGCCCATGCTCGTATCTAAGGGAGAGCCCTACCTTGGGTGTTATCTGCTATAAAATCTTATGTGCTTAGCAAAACATCTCCTAGATTTAAAAGTAATGACCGGCTTTCTAAGTGTCTGCCTTGTAAACTTTTAAATTATCCCCTTCTTACAGGCTTCCCCTGCCACAGACAGTTTACAGCTGCCCTAGCAAGGACCTGTCCAGTTGCTTTAAAGAGCTCAAattcagggctgtgctgggcacgGTGTGTCTTGGAGCTTGCTTTCATCTCTTTAAATGTAGCAAGCATCCATTTTCAGATGCTGGGCTAAAACAGAAGGATATTGGCTAACAGAGTTCAGTGGCTAAGAGTAATTTACTGTTTCAAGACCTCAGTTACCTTATTTGCAAGAGAGACTAGAACCAGGAAGCTGATACAGGTGAGAGGAAGGGATGGAAATGGTGCTGACTCGGCATGAGGATTTAtgacagtgctgctgctcttACAGCCAGAATGGGCCACGTGGTGCATAAGCTGCCAAGGTTATGGTTGGCTTGGCTGTTGCGTTCAGGTTAGAGAGAGCTCGCTGCCCTTTGGGGCTAGTTTTAAATCAGGGCACTTGCTGCAAGGCCTGAAGTCATTCTTCATCACTGCACAGCAAATCCATCTGCTTTCAGCAGAGTCCCTTAAGGTTATTGACAGTGCCCAGGCAATTAGACTTTGAATTTGGTAgatatttctctccttttgcttaTCCCTGCCCTCTAGTTCATGACTGTGTGGGAAACGAATGGCTAAGACAGGCACCTTGGGGAAACCTGGTGTCATTGCTTtgcctttgcagagctgcttcaGGGCTCGGCTTTTGTGTTTGAGCCTGGGACTGTAGGAATTGTGTTCAGCAGAGACCCAGGTTTCCAGCTCATGTCAGTGTTGAAATGTCTTGACCTTGATATTGAAATTGGGGTGTTCTCCCTCTGAACTCTGTACTGCTGGTGTTGCCTTGGGCTTTCCAGCCTGTATGGAGCTGACCCCGCTGTAAGCTGCAAAAGAGCCAAGTTACCATCTTGGAAAGTACTAAAGGTTGTTCTGCTTTGGGTGGTTCATTGTTCGCTAATGAATGTGGCATTGACAGCTTTCATCACTCAGCATGGAGAAGTGGAAAGGATCTCTCATTGAGAGCTAGGTAATTGTCTTCTACGTGTAAGAGAACAGCTATTCAGCCTGGTTTTGCATTGTAAATACAACGAACTTACTGGTGTGTCATGTCAGCTCTTTACTTCCAGGGACCAGCCTTTGGAAAATCCCCTTGGCTCATCTGTGTGTAAATCTATAATCTGTAAATCTGATGTTTGGAAACAAAACTGACTCTGTTTTCAATCCTTTTCAGAAACAAGAGTTGAAATAAAAGAATCCGTCCGCGGACAGGATGTCTTCATTATACAGACAATCCCCAGGTAAGGGACTTGTGGCTCAGTTTTACAGCTGTGATGTGCTTTGAATTTCTGGTTCAGCAGATTGTTCGATAAGTTTGCTCACGGTTAGCCAGCATCGTAACTGGTCTATTTCCGGTGTTGTAATTGCTTTGACTTCCATTCAAGACACCACATAGCGTTAAGCTGTTAGAATTCCCAGAGGATTGCCTGCACCACAGCAAACTGAAAAGCTTCCCATCAAATAGCATAAGTGTGTCACTCGAGGCAAGAGCAAGTATGACTGATAGCTTCAAGTGAAACATCCCTGGTCTGTGTGTTGGTGTCCTTGCAGGCTCAGTTGCTTGGTGATTTCTGACTGGCATTTCCATTTCGGGATGCATAATTTCCTCTGCCTTCCAATTACCAAGCAGCAGAGCCAGCAACAAACAGCAGCTATTGCTTTCATTACAGGTTGGATTACTCTTCCCCTTTCACTGTAGTGATGTGAAACTGAGCTCAGGTGGAAGCCGATAGCTTCCCTCCTGCACTATTACAGTTCTTAATAATGTTAGGCATTTTTTTAAGTGGCcctttttggcttttattttgggCTCTTCTAGCCTTAGAGTAAGAGGAAGAAGTGCTGCGAGTAACCAGGGGGCTAGAAAACCAGCTCTAACCCCAGGAACCTTGCTGCTCGCTGGCTGAGGAAGACTGTAGCGAGATAGCGCTGGTATGGTGAGAAGGGAGCCTACATACAAGTGATAACTGCAAAATGATCAACCAGGAGTAGGGGAGGTGCTGTTTTCAGAGATGAGGTATTGATAGGATGCCTTTTGCACAGTTAGCAAAACAAGGCTATTCCTGCTCTAATAGCCTTTTCCAAGTTACAAAATTCTGCTCAGATTTTGGAGATCACAAGAACTAATAAGTACCAGAGTTCACGTGGGTAGCAGAATGCCcttgaaacagaatttttccTTGCTTGCCAAAGAAATAGAGCCCAGTGAGAATTCaagttcattttctcttttacagtgCTTGGCCTGTTGTTAAAGAAATCAGTAGGACTACAAGATTAGCTTGGTCACTTCTGGAATTCCTCTTGCAGGCTGAGACATTTTCCTAGagctcatctctctccagagagATGCTCCAAGAGTTTCCTCCCTCAGGGAGCAACTAAATCTCTGCAAGACGGAAATCCACTGATGCAGGATTATGTTTCGGGTGAATAGTGCTGTTCTCCTATCCCTTGTGAGAGCATTCTCTGAAATGACTTGTAACTGAGAGCTGTGTAAACATGAAACAGATAAGGTGTTTGGAGAGAGATAACTCGGAGCATTAGGGACAGCAATAGTTTTGGGAGGAGAAAACCTCCCCTGCTTTAGCTTGTTGATCCCCTTGTTTTTCCATAAACTGAATTAAACGTTATGGGCCAAGAAATGAATCCTCTTTAGCCACAATGTTCAAAGCCCTCCAGGTGAGGAGCCACAGTTGTGCAACCAAGTTATCTTTTATACTTCAGCTGCAGCTATCCCTTGTTGCATTGCTTGAGAGGAGAGGTTCAAGGGCATCTCAGTTTTGCAGTGGTTTTCAGGGAGCTTTTCAGCAGAGTAAAACCACTGTGTTGAATAAGCTGAGAACAGGACTTCAGCACTCAGTAGCTGtttgaaaatcaaacaaaatattaGGACTTAATGGGAAGGGAGTAGAGAGGGAAACAAACTTGTTATGCTGCGGTGTGAATTCACAGCCTGCATCTTAAATGCACAGAGAGAGAACAGGAAGACCTGAATATTAGATACAATATCCCTGTCCAAAAAGCAAATAGCAGAACTAAAAAAGTTATGAAGACAGGTATTGTCCAAGACTACTGGTTTGTGGACTCGCATTCGTATGAGGGAAAACCAAATAGCTCATGTTTAGACTGTAGAAAAACGAAGGAGTTGGTGGTTTAATGATACACTAAAAGCGAAAAGAGTCTTTTAGTGATGAGTGTTGGTGCTGGTTGTTGCAAAGTTGATTGGCAGCTTCACATAAGCCATTTGCTCAACCCTGAGAAAAGGGATCTTCAGGAATGGCTCAGGTAGGGATGGGGAGCAGCGAGGGAGGCTGAAGAGGGGTGGTAAACAGGGTGTTGGGGATAGCTGAGCTGGCTCTAAATGTCCTGGTAATGAGCTGACAGTCCCTGTGTGCAGTCTTGGCTCTGGCTTTCCAGCAGTAACTATGAGCGTGGCTtcaaggcaggaggcagggagggcagcgagGAGTCGGGGATGCTCTCCTGGGTACCTGTTTTGGAGATGCTGTGGCTGGGATTCTACTGCAGATGTTATTTCCCCCAATTAGTCCCCACCCCAAGCCAGGTCCTTGAATGGGGTCAGTGCCTCTTGCAGCAGAGCAGATCAGTGTGATGACTGGCTCAGAATGAAGCATCCAGGAGGATGCTCCTCACCTAGATGagccccccagcccacccaccctGGAAGGGTGCCCTGCTGGAAGGGCAGATGCATCCACCTCTGCCTGGTGCCTGTGCCAGCTGGTCTGCAGGAGCTTCCCAGAGTCCAGCATGGGGTCCTGCCTTGAATATTGAGAGAGGTGTTCCTCCTTGAGTAATTTCCCAATCTATACGGCTACCAGTGTCCCACAACAGCACCAGGACTGTTGATGCTCTTTGAAATAGATGGTAACCCTTTCTCTCAGGAGCAGTTGTGTTCTCTATCTGCCTTCCATgtgaatatgtatatttttaaagagtaatttgaaaaataatgatggAAAACAGTGAATTTCGGGAATGAACTTTAAATAGGCTTAAACTTGGCcactttgtttttataaaacactgatagtagcatttttttctcctctcgCGGCCCCAGTGGCACAGCTAAAACACCAAAGGGAAGAAACAGTTCTTTGTTTGCTCGTTGTCCTACGTGGCAGGGGGCTATGTTTTATGTAATTCTTGGCTGGGTGCTTCCGAGCTAACAAAGCTTGCTTGTGTGTAAATGGCATTGTGCGCAAGGGCTAGCGGAGCCAGTGGGAGAACAGAGACCCAGAGCGCTCACAAATGAAGAGGCACAAACAGAGGTTAATTTCTGAAGGAGGGGGGAACGATGGAGAAGTGGAAATGGTTAGAGGTTTGTCACAGGTCACACAGACGGAGGCTTGGACAATGGTATCTCTGAGCTCTTGGGGAAGCCATCCCCGGTGGTCAGGAGGAAAACAGGTCCTCGAGCAATGCCTGGGTAACATTCAAAAAGCTCTGCAGAGCTTTaagctgctctgtgctgtttATTCCTCTGCTGATGGGTGTAAAGACGGCCCGGTCAGACCCTGCTCTGTCACCGTGGGCTCCACGACTGAGCCACCCCCAGCATTGCCCTCCTGGAGACCTGTCTGGGGAAGTGGTGTGTCATTTGAGGCTGTCCCTGCTGAAACCCCCCCAAGCAAGGGTGTCTGCATTGTAGGAGGGtggcctgtccctctgtgttCTCTGAAGTGCATGTTCCTCAGTTCCCAAATGGTCTCAAGTCAGTTTGTGACAATGCAGACGGAGTCTCTTGGTCTTGGTTTTAAGGAACTAAAAgggcttgactttttttttgttgttttttttcccccttcccaaaatgaattaaaatgcagATTAACACAATCCTGCTGGGCCACACCAGTCATCATGGTGAACTGAACTGAAAACGGGGTTTTACATTTATTCCTTGCTGTGGTCTACAGATATGTTCTgcctgtgttgctttttttttttttattctttcaagaaACAGTCATTTAGCACTTAGTGTGCAGTTGTTCCTTCTATCTATAGATAAGCTAGATAGTATGGAGATGCTGACCTCCACCAGTGATGCATCTGGACTTTGTACTGCTCCAAAATGCAGCATATgttaaggcagaaaaaataacCCACCTTTACGTTGAATTTATTAGGGTATTTTTGACAATGTGGATGAAGCTGTGTTGGCTAAATGCGTGCTGCTTCTTTAAAAgactgttttatttcaaaatacactgtatgaagtgacattatttttttccaacataaatgaaaaaatgtttcgTTTTGTTGTGATGATGGAGGGAAATCATTACACATCTCATGTTAGAATAGAAAATCAAATTCTGGTCCACGGCTCTTGAGTGCTGGAGTCAGGTGCTGTACATATAACAGTTGATTGTAATGGGCTGTGGCATGATGGATGGAGCTATAAGATTACAATCTGGGTCTTGCATACACATTAGCATAAGATGTAGCATTATTTGCTTAGAAGTTTGGTGAGGAGAGGTATGGGTATACGAGGAGTTTCATTGGAAAAACACCTGCTAATATTTGGAATGGTTTTCAAATCTCCTAGAGATGTGAATACCGCTGTCATGGAGCTGCTGATAATGGCATACGCACTGAAGACTTCCTGTGCCAGGAACATCATTGGGGTCATCCCTTACTTCCCCTACAGCAAACAGAGCAAGATGAGGAAGAGGGGCTCTATAGTCTGCAAGCTGCTGGCTTCGATGCTCGCCAAGGCAGGTGAGCGTCACAGGGAGCAGCAGAACGGCAGGCTTGGACGCTGCAGTGCATCCAGCTGCTGGGCATCCTAGAGGGCATCTGTCTGTCCATTCCTCACCCATTCGATGTTAGGACGTGCTGCCGAGCCCTTGAGCCACTTTGggggagttcattttcttcagcttagttttatttctttgtaactTGTGCCTGGGGAAGTGGCCTAGAAGTGTCATTGAAATACAGTGTCAGCTGTGACTTACCGCATGCCTGTTTCTCATTATGTCTTTGGAACTTTTTACGTTAACCTGTTTATGCTTATTTTATCACATGGCATAATAGTCTGAGTAATAGCTAAAATAGTCTGGAAAATGGAGGTATTAGAGGAACTCCAGCCTTGTGGGAGTTGTCTCAATTcattgttatctttttttttttttccttaggtttaACACACATTATCACTATGGACCTTCATCAAAAGGAAATTCAAGGCTTCTTCAGCTTCCCAGTAGACAACCTGAGAGCATCCCCTTTCTTGCTTCAGTATATACAGGAAGAAGTGAGGTTACTCTAGTTCTATATATATCAACTTGTCTTAATGTGATAGCAGCGTTGGGCCTCTGCTTATGCAGAGGTTGTGTTGTCCAGCTAGGTCAATCTTTCTGTTAATGAATTCTTTCTTAGGGGATACCTATTGCATGTTTCTTAGGAAAGTGGGAAAATATTATATTGTATGATTGTACCTGGATAGAAATTGAACTCTTGACCATAAGCAGAAGACAAGCTTGCGCTCTGTAGAGTTAGTGCCATTGCGAGATGCTGTTTATGCTTCTGCCTCTAATCACCTTTTAAATCCTGTTAAACTGTCTCACCTCGCCCTTTGTTCTGCGGTGGATGTCTGATTGCTCTGAATTATTGATAGACTTTGTCTTGGGCTGAGTGTAGGAATGCTGAGCACAGGAGCGCTGGGGGCAGGGCAtagtggttttattttccatgtgcaaaAGATGACTTATGCTCACATGGTGAGAGCAAGGCTTCTCTGTAGAGGGAGAGCAGACTTTGGGTTCACACCTCCCAGACAGAAGTAGCTGCAGACGGTCCATGCAGGGTATGTTAAACACAGTGGATGTTCCCACCTTTGcccattttaaacatttttttgctcTGCACGGGCACTGGGGCTCTGTAAGCTGGTGAGAGCTGGGGTTTGATACCTCTGGCCCCCAGGGCCCATCGCTacaccttccccttcttccccacgCTGCGTGCGGTGCCCTGTGTCTCAGCTGCGCTCAGCACTGCAGACCAGGCAATAACTTGTGGGCACCAGCAAGGAAGGAGGCACAGAGCTGCAGTCGTGTGCAGAAGTAGGACCTGCAGTATTGCCTGTACTAAACTTATTTGTGTTACACTTGGGACAAAATACACAAATTCTGGTGGTGAAAAGGAGTGTAATTGCCTCTCTAGTTTCTTGCCACAGAATGAGGATGTGGGTCTGGGGAAGGAGAGTGGTGTGATTATTCATCCATGTATCCAATCAGTTACTCACTAGCAAGAACATCTTTactgaaataactttttattaCATCTAGATTCCAGATTACAGAAACGCGGTTATTGTAGCCAAATCTCCTGATGCAGCTAAAAGGTAAATGGATGCTTTACTAGCTGGTTAAAGTAACTTGGAAAAGATCTGGGCTGATGGGAAATATGCCAAGAAAAATATGGGAGGGCCTCAAATGGATCAGCAATCTGGTCCATAGGTTCTTTG from Rissa tridactyla isolate bRisTri1 chromosome 15, bRisTri1.patW.cur.20221130, whole genome shotgun sequence includes the following:
- the PRPSAP1 gene encoding phosphoribosyl pyrophosphate synthase-associated protein 1 isoform X5; this encodes MPRKLLLPYKSVFSHFRAPRGLHDSLAMNAARSGYRVFSANSTAACTELAKRITERLGAELGKSVVYQETNGETRVEIKESVRGQDVFIIQTIPRDVNTAVMELLIMAYALKTSCARNIIGVIPYFPYSKQSKMRKRGSIVCKLLASMLAKAGLTHIITMDLHQKEIQGFFSFPVDNLRASPFLLQYIQEEIPDYRNAVIVAKSPDAAKRAQSYAERLRLGLAVIHGEAQCTEQDMDDGRHSPPMVKNATVHPGLELPCTLKVLTPSERALCVWWYERKQASCSASLKSFSPVLEHKECH